In the genome of Halapricum salinum, one region contains:
- a CDS encoding dipeptide epimerase translates to MTLETEFERYELPLAETFRISRETTQIAETVVVRVSDGENEGIGAAAPSRYYGETAETVVEILPDLLAVVEDVDDPHAAQRVERRLENTVKGNTAAKSAATTALADLAGTRLGVPLYRQWGLDPDAVPVTSYSMGVEVPETMAERARDRVDSGFKILKLKIGTDSEADRERVAAVREAVPEATIRVDANGGYDVETAVEVSGWLADLGVEFLEQPVPGGNLEGLREVHERGAIPVAADESCVDAGDVPGVAGTCDIVVGKIAKCGSPWALRRQLETATAHGLETMVGCMVESNASLAAAVHCSPLADYADLDGSLLLAEDPFVGVPFVDGRPNLADLDRPGTGVREQ, encoded by the coding sequence ATGACCCTCGAAACCGAGTTCGAACGCTACGAACTCCCCCTCGCCGAGACCTTCCGGATCTCTCGGGAGACGACCCAAATCGCCGAGACGGTCGTCGTGCGGGTCAGCGACGGTGAGAACGAGGGGATCGGTGCGGCCGCACCTTCGCGGTACTACGGTGAGACCGCCGAGACAGTCGTCGAGATATTGCCCGATCTGCTGGCCGTCGTCGAAGACGTCGACGATCCTCACGCCGCCCAGCGCGTCGAACGGCGACTCGAAAATACCGTCAAAGGAAACACAGCTGCGAAGAGTGCGGCGACGACGGCGCTGGCGGATCTCGCTGGTACGCGACTGGGGGTTCCGCTTTACCGGCAGTGGGGACTCGATCCCGACGCGGTGCCCGTGACCTCGTACTCGATGGGGGTCGAAGTTCCAGAAACGATGGCCGAGCGGGCGCGCGATCGCGTCGATTCGGGGTTCAAGATCCTGAAACTGAAGATCGGGACCGATTCCGAGGCGGATCGCGAGCGCGTGGCCGCCGTGCGCGAGGCCGTGCCCGAGGCGACGATCCGGGTCGACGCCAACGGCGGGTACGACGTCGAGACGGCGGTCGAGGTGAGTGGGTGGCTGGCCGACCTCGGTGTCGAGTTCCTCGAACAACCCGTGCCCGGCGGGAATTTGGAAGGGCTTCGGGAAGTCCACGAGCGCGGTGCGATCCCGGTCGCAGCCGACGAGAGCTGTGTCGACGCGGGGGACGTGCCGGGAGTGGCCGGGACGTGCGACATCGTCGTGGGCAAGATCGCCAAGTGCGGGAGTCCGTGGGCGCTCCGGCGACAGCTCGAAACCGCGACTGCGCACGGTCTGGAGACCATGGTCGGGTGTATGGTCGAATCGAACGCCTCGCTCGCGGCCGCCGTGCATTGCTCGCCGCTCGCCGACTACGCGGATCTCGACGGCTCGCTGTTGCTCGCCGAGGATCCTTTCGTGGGTGTGCCGTTCGTGGATGGTCGGCCAAATCTTGCTGATCTCGATCGTCCCGGTACCGGTGTTCGTGAACAGTGA
- a CDS encoding DUF1611 domain-containing protein — MRVAILAHEQFPERAKTAVGVLRYGDQEVVAVLDRDRAGDSIREYLDEPRIPNAPIVAGVEDAPEFDALIVGIAPIGGGFEASWRPDVRGALERGCDVYAGLHYQLNEDEEFARLAAEHDCELVDVRDPPDDLTVSEARAREVDATVVLAVGTDCSTGKMTAAMELREAAREEGLDAAVVPTGQTGILIEGWGIAVDRTISDFTAGAVERMVQAVGDHDVVFVEGQGALAHPAYSAVTAGIVHGSMPEKLVLCHEAGRQAVHGYESFSLPPAEEYAALYERFADPVAESAVAAGMLNTSGIDDDQQAREAIESYAEAIDAPATDPIRFEASAVLDTLV; from the coding sequence ATGCGCGTCGCCATCCTCGCCCACGAGCAATTTCCCGAGCGCGCGAAGACCGCCGTCGGCGTTCTCCGCTACGGCGACCAGGAGGTCGTCGCCGTCCTCGACCGCGACCGCGCTGGTGACTCGATCCGTGAGTATCTCGACGAGCCCCGAATTCCCAACGCGCCGATCGTCGCCGGCGTCGAGGACGCACCCGAGTTCGACGCCCTGATCGTTGGGATCGCACCGATCGGCGGTGGCTTCGAGGCGTCCTGGCGGCCGGACGTCCGGGGCGCGCTCGAACGCGGCTGTGACGTCTACGCGGGACTGCACTACCAGCTCAACGAGGACGAGGAGTTCGCGAGGCTGGCTGCCGAACACGACTGCGAACTGGTCGACGTTCGCGACCCGCCCGACGATCTGACCGTCAGCGAGGCCCGGGCCCGCGAGGTCGACGCGACGGTCGTCCTCGCAGTCGGGACGGACTGCTCGACGGGAAAGATGACCGCGGCGATGGAGTTGCGCGAGGCCGCACGCGAGGAGGGGCTGGACGCCGCGGTCGTCCCGACTGGGCAGACTGGGATCCTGATCGAGGGCTGGGGGATCGCCGTCGACCGGACGATCAGCGACTTCACTGCTGGTGCGGTCGAGCGGATGGTCCAGGCGGTTGGGGATCACGACGTGGTCTTCGTCGAGGGCCAGGGCGCGCTCGCCCATCCCGCATACTCCGCCGTCACAGCCGGAATCGTCCACGGCTCGATGCCCGAGAAGCTGGTCCTCTGTCACGAAGCCGGCCGGCAGGCCGTCCACGGCTACGAGTCGTTCTCGCTCCCGCCGGCCGAGGAGTACGCCGCGCTGTACGAGCGTTTCGCCGATCCGGTGGCCGAGAGTGCGGTCGCCGCGGGAATGTTGAACACGTCGGGGATCGACGACGACCAGCAGGCTCGGGAGGCCATCGAATCTTACGCCGAGGCCATCGACGCGCCGGCGACCGACCCTATCCGCTTCGAGGCTTCGGCGGTGCTCGACACGCTGGTATGA
- a CDS encoding nucleoside phosphorylase, with product MPFPNFEGKHDAQSVFTPEDLLAGVEETLPPALVVCYQDAFFREVVETYTDGNTISDVGMGDIYRVNDDVAVMGNFGIGGPATAGLVEEKSELGVEAFCILGGAGCLDPSITPDQPVVATRAIRDEGASYHYQPPEAPAEPSPALVDSLNSELGAAGHQVVTGSTWTTDAFFRETVPEVEHYTEQGVLTVEMEAATLFSVAEYVGVDAAAVFAIGDYVTADDRTVPEASLGLLPELFEPVVGTLSASVR from the coding sequence ATGCCGTTCCCGAACTTCGAGGGGAAACACGACGCCCAGTCTGTCTTCACCCCCGAAGACCTGCTCGCTGGGGTCGAGGAGACGCTTCCGCCGGCGCTGGTCGTCTGCTATCAGGACGCCTTCTTCCGGGAGGTCGTCGAGACCTACACCGACGGGAACACGATCTCGGACGTCGGCATGGGCGATATCTACCGCGTGAACGACGACGTGGCCGTCATGGGCAACTTCGGTATCGGTGGACCGGCGACCGCGGGACTGGTCGAAGAGAAATCCGAACTCGGCGTCGAGGCGTTCTGCATCCTCGGTGGTGCCGGCTGTCTCGACCCGTCGATCACGCCCGACCAGCCCGTGGTCGCCACGCGAGCCATCCGGGACGAGGGAGCCTCCTATCACTACCAGCCGCCGGAGGCCCCCGCCGAACCGAGCCCGGCGCTCGTCGACTCTCTCAATTCCGAACTCGGCGCGGCGGGCCACCAGGTCGTCACCGGCTCTACCTGGACGACCGACGCGTTCTTCCGTGAGACCGTCCCGGAAGTCGAACACTACACCGAGCAGGGCGTCCTGACCGTCGAGATGGAAGCGGCGACGCTGTTTTCGGTCGCGGAGTACGTCGGCGTCGACGCCGCCGCGGTGTTCGCCATCGGCGACTACGTGACGGCAGACGATCGAACCGTCCCCGAGGCGAGTCTCGGACTCCTGCCCGAGTTGTTCGAGCCGGTCGTCGGGACGCTTTCGGCCAGCGTTCGGTGA
- a CDS encoding Vms1/Ankzf1 family peptidyl-tRNA hydrolase, whose protein sequence is MLDELLGRAALKERIETLEAEKQSLEEQLEAEQRRRKEAVTDRQDAERRVNELEDRITQLEDRVERLQGEEHTLDYRRREEVSGVRLSRILDRLESIDSGPESVLTAVLTDGREIPQPVREAFGERATLVSRAAPCLAVADDAGLVSAAFDLPNSPEAFSTWSDGVELQRSWLEPTGEYTLALVRSDLFAMGVYEGGEQTAFHGFDSDLKSKHSKGGFSQSRFERIREGQIDSHLERCRAALEERPEDAPLFVVGESSVLHEVSREADATAAVDATGEPEAALDSAFDSFWTVTLYGI, encoded by the coding sequence ATGCTCGACGAGTTGCTCGGCCGCGCCGCCCTCAAAGAGCGGATCGAGACGCTCGAAGCCGAGAAACAGTCGCTCGAAGAACAGTTGGAAGCCGAACAGCGCCGTCGCAAGGAGGCCGTGACGGACAGACAGGACGCCGAGCGCCGCGTGAACGAACTCGAAGACCGGATCACCCAACTCGAGGACCGCGTCGAACGCCTCCAGGGCGAGGAACATACCCTCGACTATCGCCGCCGCGAGGAGGTCTCCGGCGTCCGTCTCTCGCGGATCCTCGATCGCCTCGAATCGATCGACAGTGGGCCCGAGAGCGTCTTGACGGCCGTGCTCACCGACGGCCGGGAGATCCCACAGCCAGTCAGAGAGGCCTTCGGCGAACGGGCGACACTGGTCTCGCGGGCCGCTCCCTGTCTGGCGGTCGCCGACGACGCCGGGCTCGTCTCGGCGGCGTTCGACCTGCCGAACTCACCCGAGGCCTTCAGCACGTGGAGCGACGGCGTCGAACTCCAGCGGTCGTGGCTCGAACCCACGGGCGAATACACGCTCGCACTCGTCCGCTCGGACCTGTTCGCGATGGGCGTCTACGAGGGTGGCGAACAGACAGCCTTCCACGGCTTCGACAGCGACCTCAAGAGCAAACACTCCAAGGGCGGGTTCTCACAGTCGCGGTTCGAGCGCATCCGCGAGGGTCAGATCGACTCTCATCTGGAGCGCTGTCGGGCGGCCCTGGAGGAACGTCCCGAAGACGCGCCGCTGTTCGTCGTCGGCGAGTCGAGCGTCCTGCACGAAGTCTCGCGTGAAGCCGACGCGACCGCCGCTGTCGACGCCACCGGCGAGCCAGAGGCGGCCCTCGACAGCGCTTTCGACTCGTTTTGGACCGTCACGCTGTACGGGATCTAA
- a CDS encoding DUF5802 family protein: MFEQFSRGYYLGRLYVEPQDEGSPAMCREQYEQVSTQLYAEETGVSRTDLPLVMKLGTRHFPVHGEGGVPADTLAVPPEIVDADSRIRNPPALREVFLAKADRAVQLLDIEASVPGQTGI; the protein is encoded by the coding sequence ATGTTCGAACAGTTCTCCCGGGGGTACTACCTCGGGCGGTTGTACGTCGAGCCACAGGACGAGGGCTCACCAGCGATGTGTCGCGAGCAGTACGAACAGGTCTCCACGCAGTTGTACGCCGAAGAGACAGGGGTATCACGGACAGATCTCCCGCTGGTAATGAAACTGGGGACGCGTCACTTCCCCGTCCACGGTGAGGGGGGTGTGCCGGCCGACACGCTGGCCGTTCCGCCGGAGATCGTCGACGCAGACTCGCGCATCCGCAACCCGCCCGCCCTCCGGGAGGTGTTCCTGGCGAAAGCCGACCGGGCCGTCCAGTTGCTCGATATCGAAGCGTCGGTGCCCGGTCAGACCGGGATTTAA
- a CDS encoding ArsR family transcriptional regulator: MDSAELLDLLGNANRRRILRLLARKPCYVTEISEYLGVSPKAVIDHLRKLESAGLIESRVDEQRRKYFYISRGFRLEVAVSPYDFGTKSAYPASSGLDLTSCRHLSIDVEPTETSDLSALAADLRRFERLRNELSLAQRWVQGRLTDVMEQLGEAVDDGDSRLTVEILLELADGSASAQALSRRVDAPPPLVEELLRLLASRGVVERQDDEWALADV; the protein is encoded by the coding sequence ATGGACTCCGCCGAACTGCTGGACCTCCTCGGGAACGCCAACCGGCGGCGGATCCTCCGACTGCTGGCTCGCAAGCCGTGTTACGTCACGGAGATTAGCGAGTACCTGGGCGTGAGTCCCAAGGCCGTCATCGACCACCTGCGAAAACTCGAATCCGCGGGGCTGATCGAGAGTCGCGTCGACGAACAGCGCCGGAAGTATTTCTATATCTCGCGCGGGTTCCGTCTGGAGGTGGCAGTGTCGCCCTATGACTTCGGGACAAAGAGCGCCTACCCCGCGAGTTCGGGACTGGACCTGACGAGCTGTCGACACCTCTCGATCGACGTCGAACCGACCGAAACGTCGGATCTGTCCGCACTGGCGGCCGACCTCAGGCGGTTCGAACGACTTCGAAACGAACTGTCGCTGGCCCAGCGGTGGGTGCAGGGTCGGCTGACCGACGTCATGGAACAACTCGGCGAGGCAGTCGACGACGGCGATTCCCGTCTGACGGTCGAAATCCTGCTCGAACTGGCCGACGGAAGCGCGAGCGCACAGGCGCTGAGCCGCCGGGTCGACGCGCCGCCGCCGCTGGTCGAGGAACTGTTGCGATTGCTCGCCTCGCGTGGCGTCGTCGAGCGGCAGGACGACGAGTGGGCGCTGGCAGACGTCTAG
- the gatD gene encoding Glu-tRNA(Gln) amidotransferase subunit GatD yields the protein MNPGDRIRVDRGEQSYDGVVLPSSTPQHLVVKLDSGYNVGVDRDAAEIEILDEDVYDVESAQTEQSQSEITFDEDLPTVSLISTGGTIASTVDYRTGAVTAQFDAEDVLRAVPELAGMANYRGRVVANILSENMTPDVWQDLAQAIYEEIEAGADGVVVMHGTDTMQFSASAMAFMLDSPVPIVFTGSQRSADRPSSDNVMNAVCAVETATSDAAEVMICMHADESDDACALHRGTRVRKNHTSRRDAFETVGAKPLGEVDYDTREVSFRREYRERGTVDLALHDDIETDVELVKFTPGCDPAVLEVFDDKAGIVLEGTGLGHVNTDWIEYVDDLTSSGTDVVMTSQCLEGRVCDRVYDTGRDLLDAGVIEGEDMLPGTAKVKLMWALSNAEDIPETMGTSLAGEIQDRSVPWT from the coding sequence ATGAACCCAGGCGATCGGATCCGCGTCGACCGCGGCGAGCAGTCCTACGACGGTGTCGTGCTGCCCTCCTCGACGCCCCAGCACCTCGTGGTGAAACTCGACAGCGGCTACAACGTCGGTGTCGACCGCGACGCTGCCGAGATCGAAATACTCGACGAAGACGTCTACGACGTCGAGAGTGCCCAGACCGAGCAGAGCCAGTCGGAGATCACCTTCGACGAAGATCTCCCGACCGTGTCGCTCATCTCCACCGGCGGCACGATCGCCTCGACGGTCGACTATCGGACCGGAGCCGTCACGGCACAGTTCGACGCCGAGGACGTTCTCCGGGCCGTGCCCGAACTCGCCGGCATGGCCAACTACCGCGGGCGCGTCGTCGCGAACATCCTCTCTGAGAACATGACGCCCGACGTCTGGCAGGATCTCGCGCAGGCAATCTACGAGGAGATCGAGGCCGGCGCGGACGGCGTCGTCGTCATGCACGGCACCGACACCATGCAGTTTTCGGCGAGCGCGATGGCGTTCATGCTCGATTCGCCCGTACCGATCGTCTTCACCGGCAGCCAGCGCTCTGCGGATCGGCCCTCCTCGGACAACGTGATGAACGCCGTCTGCGCCGTCGAGACCGCGACGAGCGACGCCGCCGAGGTCATGATCTGCATGCACGCCGACGAAAGTGACGACGCCTGTGCGCTCCACCGCGGGACCCGCGTCCGGAAGAATCACACCTCCCGCCGGGACGCCTTCGAGACCGTCGGCGCGAAACCGCTCGGAGAAGTCGACTACGACACTCGCGAGGTCTCGTTCCGCCGCGAGTATCGCGAGCGCGGCACGGTCGACCTCGCACTTCACGACGACATCGAAACCGACGTCGAACTCGTGAAGTTCACGCCCGGTTGTGATCCCGCGGTACTCGAAGTCTTCGACGACAAGGCGGGAATCGTGCTGGAGGGCACGGGATTAGGGCACGTCAACACCGACTGGATCGAGTACGTCGACGACCTCACGAGTTCGGGGACCGACGTCGTCATGACCAGCCAGTGTCTCGAAGGGCGGGTCTGTGATCGCGTCTACGATACAGGTCGTGACCTGCTCGACGCCGGCGTCATCGAAGGCGAGGACATGCTGCCCGGGACGGCCAAGGTCAAACTGATGTGGGCGCTTTCGAACGCCGAGGACATTCCCGAGACGATGGGGACGAGTCTAGCTGGCGAGATTCAGGATCGGTCTGTTCCGTGGACCTGA